The nucleotide sequence agccagagtggtgtaagaggttgtgggctgatgggccttgggccagaaacggacaacaacgaatatgctctttgcctcgctggcctcgactgcttagtggcttctagatgctcgtcggtgctggcgcaccttgattggagccacgtgtcattgttgtcggccttgttgtcccttctgtcatcagcagacaagtggagatcgtgggacagttgtccccgtctcttgattggtgccatgtaggcgtccttgtgtacttatcgtcaggagatcgtggcgcacgattgaacagagcctgctggacgttcattggctctttttactgccacttgtaccctgtGTACCTCTGTAGGTAACAGCGCGTCTTCTTATGGAGAGGATTTTGTTTGGTGGCAATTAACCCGCGCGGGGCTAGTGTGCTTACTTATACCATTGTTTTTATGCTAAGTGTTGCTATCTGACTTTATTATGTGCTCTTCCTCGCGCGGGGGTTGTTATTATCAAGTTGTTatgctaaggagtatggtctcacgtgcaacctgttatgaggtttgcgcgactttttgggaccataccccttcagccACAGACCATAGTCCCCTTCAAGATTTCTGTGTCGCGGACTTGAACGGTCAAGGTACACTATTCATTTCATAGCTTTTTTAACTTTTTGCGACGGATTTGCAACCGgaattttaaattttatttcgagccattattattatttttttgatcgAATATTGACACACTTTTGCGACTGTTTTCCGACCAGACTGACAATGTGGCTGATTTGTGACCCGGGTGATTTTAGTCGCAACTCAGTCGCTAAATTAGCGACATTTTTCTGGTGGCAAATTTCGGCTAAAATGCCTAATTTTTCTAGTAGTGCTATATGTTTGTTTAAAACATCAATGTCATTAATCATATTTCTTGCAAACAGTTTTGGTGAATGGTGTTGCTTGCAAAAACCCTGGTTCGGTTAAAGCGAGCGACTTCCACTTCAGGGGGCTACACATGATGGCAAACACCACGAACCCACTCGGGTCCGGGGTGACACCAGTAACCGTGACACAGTTACCAGGACTCAACACTTTCGGAATCTCAATGGCCCGTATTGACTATGCACCATGGGGGATCAACCCGCCTCACACGCATCCCCGTGCTACTGAAATCTTGGTCGTCTTGGAAGGCAGTCTCGAGGTCGGGTTTGTCACATCAAACATCGAAAACCGTCACATTTCGAAGGTATTACATAAAGGTGATGTTTTTGTTTTTCCCGTAAACCTCATACATTATCAAAAAAACGCTGGAAAAACAAACGCAGTCGCGATTGTGGCGTTGAGTAGCCAAAACCCGGGGGTGATCCCAGTTGCAAATGCGGTTTTTGGTTCGAACCCGGATATATCGAATGATGTTCTTGCCAAGGCCTTCCAAACTAGTGATGATGTTATCAGTAACATCCGGTTCAAGTTTTAGATGCATCGA is from Helianthus annuus cultivar XRQ/B chromosome 9, HanXRQr2.0-SUNRISE, whole genome shotgun sequence and encodes:
- the LOC118482301 gene encoding putative germin-like protein 2-3; this encodes MYIATDHSPLQDFCVADLNGQVLVNGVACKNPGSVKASDFHFRGLHMMANTTNPLGSGVTPVTVTQLPGLNTFGISMARIDYAPWGINPPHTHPRATEILVVLEGSLEVGFVTSNIENRHISKVLHKGDVFVFPVNLIHYQKNAGKTNAVAIVALSSQNPGVIPVANAVFGSNPDISNDVLAKAFQTSDDVISNIRFKF